The Fibrobacter sp. UWR4 sequence AAATCATGCCGCTGATGGTAGAACCGCTACGGCTGATACCCGGGATGCAGGCGATACCCTGCACGACGCCTGTGACCAGAGCGCGCCACCAGTTCATCTTGACGCCTTCGTTATCCGGATGCTTGCTGCCGGTCTTGCCCCACTGGGAGACGAACAGCAAGGTGGCGGTAAAGAGCATGGCGCAGCAAACGGCCTTGGGATTTTCGAAGAGGCTTTCCAGCGGCTTCTTGAAACCGATGCCGATAATAGCCGTAGGGATGGAGGCCAGCACGATGTAGCCCGCTTCTTTCAGCTGGACGGGATCGCGACGGATGCAGCCCACAATCATGTCCACCAATTTCTTGCGGAACACGACGAAGATGGAAAGGAGAGTTCCTGCGTGAAGCATGATGTCAAAGAACATGCCCGCTTCCTTCATGTTCAGAAGCTTTTCGCCCAGAACGAGATGGCCGGAACTGGAAATGGGGAGAAATTCTGCCAGGCCCTGCAACAGGCCTAAAATGATAGATTCAATCATGTCCTTAAATATAGAATTTTTTATCTTAACTTGTATGAGCCACAAGTACCTACTCTGCTTTCATGATTATAGCATCTGGAACTATAAGGAAGTCACTCCTATTCTTCACGAGCTGAAAGATATAGCGGGTGCACCTTTCAGCATCCTTGTCATTCCCGATGTTCGTGGAGCCTCCGAATCCCAAATCCAGGATTTTCGTAAAGTACTTCTGGATTTGCATCAGGAAGGCTTTGAACTGGCTCTCCACGGTTTCCTGCACAAGGCCGATATGAGCCTCGCCCGTAGCTATCTCGGTCATTTTCAGCTGAAGATGACCAACAACGAAGCGGAATTCGCAGGTTTAAACAAAACTACATCCCGCAGCCTTCTCAACAAGAGCGTAAAAGCCTGGAACGATCTGATCAACCAAGGCGAATTCCTTGGGAAACGAATTCATCCAGCAGCATTCGTGCCGCCCACCTGGTACGGAAACCCCTATCTCTCCGGACAGGCCCGTAAATCCAACCTTCAGTTCGAATCCCGTTTTACACTGGAACCGATCATCGGTAACACCATCGCGTCTCCCGTAGTAAGCTTCGCAGGCATTCCTCGTTCCATGGAAAAGTGGGCAATTCTATTCGGCAAGTTCATGCTGAAACAGCCTTTTGGACGTCCCCGCATCGCGCTCCACCCCTGCGATTTCCCTAGACTCAAGGATGAAATCGTCCAGTTGATCCAGCAGGCAAGACTATCCAGCAAAATATCCTACTACCGCGATCTTTAATCGTTACGTGATTATAAAAAAATCCTGCAGCCGATTGACTGCAGGATTCTTCTTGATGTTTTTAGGAGTTGTTATTCAAGAAAATTACTTGACTACAGAAACCTTCTGGAAGCGGTTGCCCTGACGGATCATGTAGACACCAGCCTTCTGGAACTTAGCCATGAGAGCGTCCTGGAGAGAAGCGCCGTTCACGACATCCACACGGCCCATGAACTTGCCCTGCATATCGAACACCTGGAAGGTCTTACCGGAGGTAGCGAACTGAACGTTAGAGATCAGAGCATCCTTGCTGTCGGAAGAAGCTACAGGCTGAGACGCGGAGGAGTTCGGCTGCGGCTGAACACTTGCGGAAGATTCCGGTGCCGGAGTTGCACCCTGCTTGGAGAACTTTACAAAGTCAACGTTGGTGTTGTCGTTGTTGATGGTGATGCGAACAGTCTGCTTGCCTGCAGCAAGAGTAATCTTGCCAGTAGCATCTTCATAGGCATCCCAGTCATCTGTAGTACCATTGAAGCTAAGCTTTGCAGAGGCAGAGCCGACCTTCACAGTAATAGAACCCTTGCCAGAACCGTTGGACACAGAAGCAGTAACATCGTATTCACCAGCTTCCTTAACGTCAACGGTGTATTCCAGCCATTCTTCAGCAGCGGTATAACCGATTACACGACCAGTGCCACTCTTCACAACGTCAACAGAGGAATAATCTTCACCGCGGTAGTCATGGTCGCCATTTTCACCAGAAGCGCCCTGGACGCCGGAGTATGTTACGCCATAGTTACCGTTATCAAAGTCTTCTGCTTCGATGGTGCCCGGAATGGACATTGCCTTGAATGCAGAACGTTCAATTTCCTTAGGCGGTTCAGACGGCTGACCGTTATCGCTCATGTCGAAGTAGGTGTAGTTCACGGAACCAGTTGCGTTACCACCAGCTTCGTTCATCAGCATCACTTCGGTAACCTTACCGAACTTCAGAGTAGTGCTTCCACCGCCCTTGGAACCGCTAAGCTGAGCAGTCTGACCCTTGAAAAGTTCGTCCCACTTGTTGAAGTGAGCGGAAATATCAATGTGACCGCACTGACGAGGAGACTGACGAACGCTAAAGATCTGCAGGAAGGTAGAGGTACCGGTCTTGGAAGGTTCCTGCTGACGAAGGTAAGCATGGATGGTATAGGTAGCGCCATCCACAGTGATTTCACCACGCTTTGCGCCGATATACTGTTCGCTGGGCTTGCTATACCAGTCATCAACGATGTAGTATTCCACCTGGGGATTTACGGTCCAGCCGTAAACACCAATGTAGCCATACTGAGCGGAACCACTCTTGGTGTACTTATAGTCAACAGTATAGTGCTTAGTAGTATGATCAACACCCGGGCCGTTATCACCATAGCGGTAACCCACGCGAGCCAGGTAGTCCTGGTTGTTGGACCAGGTAGCTTCGAAAGTACCGTTATCGTAGTACTTCATGGAGTTGGAGCCACCACCAGACCACTGTTCGAAACCCCACGGGGTGCCAGAAATAGAACCAGTCTGATTGCCGTTCACGTTGTGGGCATTGCCCCTGGGCTTTGCCATTTCATCCTTACAAGCATCTGCTGCAAAGGATGTTGCAGCCATGCCGAATGCAAGCACAATACTTGCCTTAGCGAGAGAGGAAAAACTCATATCACTACTCCTTGAATATTCCTTTTTTGTTTATCCCTTTTCCTACATCAAAAATTAAGTTCAGCCATTCCAAACCGGAATATCCAAGAAGGACAAAGCGTTGTTACACATTACAACGCATAAAAGTTTACAATCCCCCTTGTCTCATTCAAAAGTGCAAACAAGCAATTTTCCAACCAACATTTTGGCATCAAGAAATTTGTTTGTACAAAAAAATTGCATCTGTATATAAAAAAAACGCCCCGCTTTTATGCGAGGCGTTTTCCATCGATAGAAAATTCAAACCAGTCGATTTTTACTTGACGCGAGCGGAGAACATGCGACCGTTTTCCTGCTTCAGCATATAGACGCCAGCCTTGTTGAACTGAGCCTTAAGAGCATCGTTCAAGGAAGTACCGTTGGCAAGTTCAATTGCGCCAAGGAAGCGGCCCTGCATATCGAACACCTGGAAAGTCTTACCGTAGTTGAAGAACTGAACATTGGAGATCAGAGCATCAGTGCTTTCGGAAGAATTCGGCTGGCTTGCAGAAGAATTCGGAGTAATTTCGGAACCCGGTTCAGCAGTGGTGAAGACCAGCTTGACGTCACTAATCTTGACTGCACCTGTAGCCTGTCCCAAATTGAAGGCAAACTGAGCGGCATCATCAGAAGCTTCTTCCATAGCAAAGATATATGTGTATTCCTTTTCCGTGGTGGTGATGTCAAACACCTTAGTGGCGTATGCACCCCAGGGGTCTACGGATTGCTGGAAAGAAACTTCGATCTCGCGAGCTACGTCAGCGCTAGCCTTAAAGGACAACTTGTACTTCATGCCCTTATCAAGAGCCACATTGTACTGAACAAGCTGCGGCATATAAGTTTCTTTACCAATAGTGGTAACGTCAACCGTAGCCGTGCCGCCAGCAACAGAAGTCTTTGCTGCAGAGCCACCCCAGTTTGTACCCTGCCCCAGGAACCAAGAAGATGCACCGTTACTTGTAGAAATCACACTGCTGCTAGGGAAATTACCATCCTTGAGAAGGTTCACTGTGGTTTCGCCAACCAATTCAAACTTGGCAACTACAGACTTTTCCTTGTCCATGGTTACAGTAATGGTTTCGTCAGAGCCGGTTGCACCACCTTCCCAACCCACAAACTTCCAGCCTTCGTTGGCTTTGGCGGTGAGCTGTACAGTTGATTTGGGAGCGTAATAATTTGCGCTAGGGCTCTTTGTCACAGTACCTGCAGCAGCCGGAGATGCAGTTACATTGAGGGCAAGTTCATCGGCACTGCCACCGATTTTCAGCAGGTTCTTCTTAACTTTAGCATAACCCTTTGCAGTACCCGTATTTCCAGTGTAGGATTCAATTTTCATGGAAGCAACTTCATACAGCTTACCCATCTTCATACCAGCTTTAGCCCATTCGCTGAAGTGCTTGGAAATAGAAATGGTACCCTTGGTACGATGCTGGCTCGTATTCGACGGGATGGACCAATACTGCTTAAAGGTGCTGGTACCCGAAAGAGAAGGCTGATTAATACGGTCGGTAGTATAGAAATCGTAGCTAATACCATCGATAACGGCAGAACCCCACTTTTTACCGCCCTGGGTAGGATTGTAGCTTCCGCGATCCTGGACAATGTAGTATTCAATTTCATTGCTGAAGCCACTGGGTTCGTCCCCTCTGTCGTAATAGCCCCAGCCATAGACACTGACATACTTCACGTTGTCGGTGGAGCTCCATTCCACATCAAATTCGGAGGTAATATTACCCACATTCTGTACGGTAACAGAGGAGTTAGATCCCCAACGTTTTCCGGTACGGGCTAACATGTTGATAGTACCCTGCCATTCAACTTCGAAAGCACCACCATTTTCAGCGCTTACGTTAAGCTTCATTGTTGCGGAACCGGCACCATTCTGGCTCCAGAGTTCGTAATCATAGCCACCGGCGCTACCCATTTTCTGGGATGTGCCATTGGAGCAGGTAACGGTCTGTCCCCAGGAAATGGAAGACGAAATTGCGGCCATGGCAAAGGCTGTTGTTAAAACTTTTTTGATACTCATGCTTATCCTTCTGAGTGGGGGGGGTTATTTGTTCTTTCTTCTAATTTATACTATTCTACATGGGTTGTTAAGCACGACTGAATCAATTCCGTTGTCGCTCTTTACAACACATACAACGGTCTGCACCCCCGTAAAATGGAGAAAAAAACGCAAGTCTGTATATACTTGTTAACGTTCTTCACCAAAATCGGCCCATGTTAACCAATTATTTTACAAAAAAAATATATCGCATAAAAAATCCGCCCTCGTTTTTTACGAGAGCGGATCTTAATTCGTTCCGTATTCTAGACACGATTTAGAACAAACTATTCAGCCTATTCGTTGTCGCCACCTTCGGAAGAAAGACCAATCTGCTGTTCTGTTTCGCTGGACTTTTCAACAGAATCGTCATCCACTTCAACGCCTTCCACATGATCGAAGGTTTCCTTGGCTTCAGCGGAATCGTGTTCGATGTCTTCGACACTAGGCAGTGCAGTTGCATCCTGGACAGTGTCGCCATCGTTCAGGCGGATGCACTTCACGCCAATGGCGCTGCGGTTGGTCAAGCGGATGGTTTCAGCTTCGATACGGATGACCTGACCTTCCTTACTGGTAATGATCAAGTCGTAGTCGTCAGCAACGCTTTCCACGAATACTGCCGGACCAGTCTTTTCCATACCGTCGGCGCTGAGGTTACGGACACCCTTGCTGCCACGCTTGGTCACGCGGTAGGAACTGGGCAGAGAACGCTTACCAAAACCCTTTTCGGTAATGGTCACGATCTTGTTGCCTTCCTTCAGCCAAATGAGGGAGATGACTTCGTCACCTTCGGCCAAGGTAATGCCCTTCACGCCGTGAGTGCCGCGGCCCATGCTACGCATGCAGCTAATGGGGAACGTTACTGCCTGACCCATCTTGGTGGCAATCATCAAGAGGTCCTTGGCGATAGGCTGATCGGCAGTTTCGTCGGAATCTTCAGATTCTGCGGCAGTCTGAGATTCAGCAGCCTGGACTTCTGCAGATTCGTCATTTTCATCGCCGGCCTGAGAAGCATTGAATTCTTCAGCAGACATGCCCACCAGCTGGACCTTCACCAATTCATCGTCTTCGTCCAGGCTGATTGCGTTGACACCAGCCTTACGGGGGCGGCTAAACAGAGTAAGGTCCATCTTGTTCACGATACCCTTCTTGGTGGCGAACACCAGGCAGAAGTAACCGCCGAACTTACGGACGGGAACGATAGCCTGAACCTTTTCACCTTCGGTAAGGCCAATGAAGTTGATGATGGGGCGACCCTTGCTATTGCGGTTGCCTTCGGGCAGGCGGTAAACCTTGGTCCAGTAGGCACGGCCCTTGTTGGTGAATACCAGCAGGTAGCTGTGGGTACTTGCGGTAAAGATCTGATCCACATCATCGTCGTCCTTGAGGCCGGTGCCCACAACACCCTTACCACCGCGGGTCTGAGCCTTGAAGGTATCGATGGGAAGACGCTTGATGTAGCCTTCCTTACTCAAGGTAATGACCTGTTCTTCTTCAGCAATCAGGTCTTCGTAATCATAATCGTCTACAGCATCTTCAATGGAAGTACGGCGT is a genomic window containing:
- a CDS encoding DUF2334 domain-containing protein, translating into MSHKYLLCFHDYSIWNYKEVTPILHELKDIAGAPFSILVIPDVRGASESQIQDFRKVLLDLHQEGFELALHGFLHKADMSLARSYLGHFQLKMTNNEAEFAGLNKTTSRSLLNKSVKAWNDLINQGEFLGKRIHPAAFVPPTWYGNPYLSGQARKSNLQFESRFTLEPIIGNTIASPVVSFAGIPRSMEKWAILFGKFMLKQPFGRPRIALHPCDFPRLKDEIVQLIQQARLSSKISYYRDL
- a CDS encoding glycoside hydrolase family 11 protein, whose protein sequence is MSIKKVLTTAFAMAAISSSISWGQTVTCSNGTSQKMGSAGGYDYELWSQNGAGSATMKLNVSAENGGAFEVEWQGTINMLARTGKRWGSNSSVTVQNVGNITSEFDVEWSSTDNVKYVSVYGWGYYDRGDEPSGFSNEIEYYIVQDRGSYNPTQGGKKWGSAVIDGISYDFYTTDRINQPSLSGTSTFKQYWSIPSNTSQHRTKGTISISKHFSEWAKAGMKMGKLYEVASMKIESYTGNTGTAKGYAKVKKNLLKIGGSADELALNVTASPAAAGTVTKSPSANYYAPKSTVQLTAKANEGWKFVGWEGGATGSDETITVTMDKEKSVVAKFELVGETTVNLLKDGNFPSSSVISTSNGASSWFLGQGTNWGGSAAKTSVAGGTATVDVTTIGKETYMPQLVQYNVALDKGMKYKLSFKASADVAREIEVSFQQSVDPWGAYATKVFDITTTEKEYTYIFAMEEASDDAAQFAFNLGQATGAVKISDVKLVFTTAEPGSEITPNSSASQPNSSESTDALISNVQFFNYGKTFQVFDMQGRFLGAIELANGTSLNDALKAQFNKAGVYMLKQENGRMFSARVK
- a CDS encoding undecaprenyl-diphosphate phosphatase; the protein is MIESIILGLLQGLAEFLPISSSGHLVLGEKLLNMKEAGMFFDIMLHAGTLLSIFVVFRKKLVDMIVGCIRRDPVQLKEAGYIVLASIPTAIIGIGFKKPLESLFENPKAVCCAMLFTATLLFVSQWGKTGSKHPDNEGVKMNWWRALVTGVVQGIACIPGISRSGSTISGMIFLGVNRKYAGEFSFLMSIPAVGGAALLDCIKWIKCQDPETVARYAIEKPEKALACADASGFTPELLVGMVVAFIFGIIALKWLMAFVQKGKFHYFSYYLWVAGILGLIFIK
- a CDS encoding glycoside hydrolase family 11 protein; this translates as MSFSSLAKASIVLAFGMAATSFAADACKDEMAKPRGNAHNVNGNQTGSISGTPWGFEQWSGGGSNSMKYYDNGTFEATWSNNQDYLARVGYRYGDNGPGVDHTTKHYTVDYKYTKSGSAQYGYIGVYGWTVNPQVEYYIVDDWYSKPSEQYIGAKRGEITVDGATYTIHAYLRQQEPSKTGTSTFLQIFSVRQSPRQCGHIDISAHFNKWDELFKGQTAQLSGSKGGGSTTLKFGKVTEVMLMNEAGGNATGSVNYTYFDMSDNGQPSEPPKEIERSAFKAMSIPGTIEAEDFDNGNYGVTYSGVQGASGENGDHDYRGEDYSSVDVVKSGTGRVIGYTAAEEWLEYTVDVKEAGEYDVTASVSNGSGKGSITVKVGSASAKLSFNGTTDDWDAYEDATGKITLAAGKQTVRITINNDNTNVDFVKFSKQGATPAPESSASVQPQPNSSASQPVASSDSKDALISNVQFATSGKTFQVFDMQGKFMGRVDVVNGASLQDALMAKFQKAGVYMIRQGNRFQKVSVVK